CGATCCGTGCAGGCCAGTACGGACCGTGAACGGAGGGCCGCGCAGCTGTACCACCAGACCCCGTTCGACGAAGTGGTGGAGGCCGTCGAGGAGCGGGAGCAACGGGCTCGGGTGTACCGCTGCCTGGCCGGCCTCGGCAACATGCAGCGGCTGCCGCTGGTCCTGGCCTACTACCAGGGGCTGACCTATGCGGAGGTCGCCGAAGCCCTGTCCACACCCCCGGGCACGGTGAAAACGCGGATGCGCACCGGACTGCAGAAACTGCGCGCCTGCCTGGGGAGCGGCTGATGGCTGCCGCCGAGGATCCGCGCCTGGCTGTCGGCGCCTATGTCCTGCACGCCCTTCCGCCCGCGGAGGAGGCCGCCTTCGAAGAGCACCTGGCCGACTGTGACGGCTGCGCCGGGGAGGTCGCCGCCCTGGAGGCCACCGTCGCGTGTCTGGCCGAAGCGGAAGCGGCCACCCCGCCCGCCGCGCTGCGCCGGCAGGTGCTCGACCGGATTGCGGCCACCGGCCAGGAGCATCTGATGGACGACGTGCCCGCACTGGGACAGGCGCTCAAGTAGACGGCGGCGTCGCGTCGTGGCGCGGACTGAACCACGACGCCGTGCCCGCGCCGTTCAGTCCAGGTCCGACATGTCGAGTACGAAGCGGTAGTGGACCTCGTTGCGCCGTAGGCGGTCGAGGGCCTCGTTCACCCGCGCCGAGGGGAGCAGCTCGATGTCGGCGGTGATGCCGTGCTCGGCGCAGAAGTCCAGCATGGCGGCGGTCGCGGGCCTGCCGCCGCTGCCTGCGGAGCTGAGTTTCTTGCGGCCCACCAGCAGGTCGGTGGTCTCCACGGTGACGGGGCCCAGGTGCCCGAGGTGGCTGAGGGTGCCGTCCATGGCCACCAGACCGAGGTAGGGGCCCAGGTCGTGCGGGGCGGAGATGGTGTCGATGACGACGTCGAACCGGTCCCGGGCCGCAGCCCTCTGTTCCGGGTCGAACGACACGACGAAGCCGTGGGCGCCGAGGCGGCGCGCGTCCTCGGCCTTGTCCGGAGAGCGGCTCACCACCGTGGTCTCGGCGCCGAGCGCCACGGCGAGCTTGACCGCGAGATGGCCCAGGCCGCCCAGTCCTGCCACGGCGACACGGGTCCGCGGGCCCACGCCGAGAGCCCGCAACGGCTCCCAGACGGTGATCCCCGCGCAGAGCAGCGGGGCGGCGGCCGCCGGGTCCAGGCCCGCCGGCAGCGGATAGGCGAACCGGTCGCGTACGACGTACTCGCGGGAGAAGGCCCCCAAGGTGGTCGATCCGTCGTGCCGGTCGGTGCCGCCGTAGGTCAGGGTCGGGAAGGCGCGGCAGAAGTTCTCCTGGCCGGCCCGGCACATGGCGCACTCGTCGCACGAGTCGACGATGTTGCCCACCGCCACCTGGTCGCCGACGGCGAAGCGGGTGACCTCGGCCCCGGTCGCGGTCACCATGCCCGTGAACTCATGCCCCGGAACCAGCGGGGCGTCCGCCGCGCCGTCCCGGCTGTCGACGGCGTGCAGATCGGTATGGCAGACGCCGCAGTAGTCCACGCGGACCGCGAGGTCGTCGGGGCGCAGGTCGCGCCGTTCCAGCGGCGCCCGCCGCAGCGCCCGCGCGGGGCCTGCCGCCTGCCATCCCGTGGTGGTCCTCATACCGACTCCTCACAGACAGACTGGTTGGTCTATTTCAGCGTAGAAGCCGATCGGGGCCCAGGTAAACCAACTGTTCTGTTTGGTAGCGTGAGGGCATGAACGAGCAGCCCCTGACCTCGCGCGGAGCGGCCACATACCGGCGCATCATCGAGGTGGCGACCCAGGAGTTCGCGGAGCATGGGATCGCCGGCGCCCGCATCGAACGGATCGTGGCCGCCGCCCGCTCCAACAAGGCGCAGCTCTACACCTACTTCGGCAGCAAGGAAGGGCTCTTCGACGCCATCTTCTTCGGCTCCCTCGAGCGGATCGTGAACGTCGCCCCGATCGACGCCACCGACCTCGCGGACTGGGCCGTACGCCTCTACGACGAGTACCTCCGCCGCCCCGACCTGATCCGGCTGGCCACCTGGGCGCGCCTGGAGCGCCGCCCGGCCGGTCATCTGGTCGACGACCCCGACCGCCTCGACGACGGCAAACTGCGCGCCATCAGCGAAGCGCAGGCCGCCGGGCTGGTCCGCAAAGGGGACCCGTTCGACCTGATGGCCATGGTGATCGCCATGTCCATGGCCTGGTCACCGGTCAGCAACGTCTATGCCGCGACTGCCGAGGAGCCCGACGAACTGCACGACCGGCGCCGAGCCCTGCTCCGCGAGAGCGTCCACCGCGCCATGACAGCCGACTGAAGCGTCCGGCCCGGCTTACCGCTCCCCACCCCACCCCACTGCCTCGCCGTTACGGCCCATGACGTGGTGCCGCTGGGCCGGGCGACGGGATTGCTCACTGCGCCCACTTCGGTACCCAGGTCTCGGCGTCGCACCGGCCGGACCGCAGGGAGCCCAGGTAGGTGCGAAGCGTGGCGAGCGCGGGGTGCGGGTTGTCGCCGCGCCAGATCAGAGAGTGCGGGTAGACCGGTGTCGGGTCGTGCACGGCAATGCGCCGCAAGTCCTGGTCGGCGGGCCAGACGAGGCGGGTCTGATCGCCGACGAAGGTCGCCAGCACCGAGGAGTCGGCGATCGTGTCGAGAAGCGGCTCGGTGCCGAAGTCGGGGCCGGTCACCTCGATGGTGAGCCCGAACGCGGCGGCGAGGTCGTCGTAGTAGGCGGCCCACTCCGTACCGGCGACGATGCCGGGCATCCAGATCCTGCGCCCGGCGAGCTGGGCGGGCGTGACCGACCGGGCGG
This Streptomyces decoyicus DNA region includes the following protein-coding sequences:
- a CDS encoding zf-HC2 domain-containing protein; this translates as MAAAEDPRLAVGAYVLHALPPAEEAAFEEHLADCDGCAGEVAALEATVACLAEAEAATPPAALRRQVLDRIAATGQEHLMDDVPALGQALK
- a CDS encoding NAD(P)-dependent alcohol dehydrogenase; this translates as MRTTTGWQAAGPARALRRAPLERRDLRPDDLAVRVDYCGVCHTDLHAVDSRDGAADAPLVPGHEFTGMVTATGAEVTRFAVGDQVAVGNIVDSCDECAMCRAGQENFCRAFPTLTYGGTDRHDGSTTLGAFSREYVVRDRFAYPLPAGLDPAAAAPLLCAGITVWEPLRALGVGPRTRVAVAGLGGLGHLAVKLAVALGAETTVVSRSPDKAEDARRLGAHGFVVSFDPEQRAAARDRFDVVIDTISAPHDLGPYLGLVAMDGTLSHLGHLGPVTVETTDLLVGRKKLSSAGSGGRPATAAMLDFCAEHGITADIELLPSARVNEALDRLRRNEVHYRFVLDMSDLD
- a CDS encoding TetR family transcriptional regulator, giving the protein MNEQPLTSRGAATYRRIIEVATQEFAEHGIAGARIERIVAAARSNKAQLYTYFGSKEGLFDAIFFGSLERIVNVAPIDATDLADWAVRLYDEYLRRPDLIRLATWARLERRPAGHLVDDPDRLDDGKLRAISEAQAAGLVRKGDPFDLMAMVIAMSMAWSPVSNVYAATAEEPDELHDRRRALLRESVHRAMTAD